A part of Primulina eburnea isolate SZY01 chromosome 10, ASM2296580v1, whole genome shotgun sequence genomic DNA contains:
- the LOC140842936 gene encoding uncharacterized protein produces MHEYDSEVDISADSDGLTSLHDSDEEEVKNHLLFDPKKDIENQELKLGLVFSSKKEAKFTIESHCIREGRPVKFVKNDNIRLWAKCNDDKCCWMIHVAKMTNDSCWQVRNFDGCHSHCVSDFKNKCVNSTWLGKKFAKKSSTNPKLEHLEFREEISNILQSYFSRKTAYMAKRKALKLVQGSVDEQFRQIRKYCAELKRSDAGATVVLKLTEDDEGPRFQRLYVCFSACKQGFKNACRRVIGVDGCFLKVEHGGQLLSAVGLDSNNIFPICYAMVEHETKVSWTWFLQLLDEDIGSCT; encoded by the coding sequence ATGCATGAGTATGACAGTGAAGTGGATATTTCTGCAGATAGTGACGGTTTGACCAGTCTTCATGATTCTGATGAGGAGGAAGTTAAAAATCATTTGTTGTTTGACCCAAAAAAAGATATTGAAAATCAAGAGTTGAAGCTTGGTTTAGTGTTTAGCTCAAAAAAAGAAGCAAAATTCACAATTGAAAGTCACTGCATTAGAGAAGGAAGACCGGTGAAGTTTGTAAaaaatgataacatccgattgtGGGCTAAGTGCAATGATGATAAATGTTGTTGGATGATCCATGTTGCGAAGATGACTAATGATAGTTGTTGGCAAGTCAGAAATTTTGATGGATGTCACAGTCATTGTGTTAGTGATTTTAAAAACAAGTGTGTCAACTCAACGTGGTTGGGGAAGAAGTTTGCCAAAAAATCCAGCACAAATCCTAAATTGGAACACTTGGAGTTTAGGGAAGAGATTTCTAAcattcttcagtcatatttttCAAGGAAGACCGCCTACATGGCTAAGAGAAAGGCGCTGAAATTAGTGCAAGGTTCTGTCGATGAGCAGTTTCGGCAAATAAGGAAGTATTGTGCTGAATTGAAAAGATCCGACGCTGGGGCTACTGTAGTTTTGAAGTTGACAGAGGATGACGAAGGTCCAAGGTTTCAGAGATTGTATGTTTGTTTTTCAGCTTGCAAACAAGGATTTAAGAATGCTTGTCGGCGTGTCATTGGTGTTGATGGATGCTTCCTAAAGGTAGAACATGGTGGGCAATTGTTATCGGCCGTGGGGCTAGATTCGAATAACATTTTTCCAATATGTTATGCAATGGTTGAGCATGAAACAAAAGTCAGTTGGACATGGTTTCTTCAGCTCCTAGATGAAGACATTGGTTCCTGCACTTGA
- the LOC140803818 gene encoding uncharacterized protein: MYEMIRNLLMGRFQKNRERANKWNGIICSKIKDVLAKIYVEAIRYSPMKSDEMHYQIMRSDDRRDQHLVDLFNRSCSCRKYDLTGIPCKHAVCAIWCKKNDPEAYVHPYYLVETCRRCYAARIMPVNGPDLWPPCDLVPPLPPVYIQKVGRPAKLRRREPDEPPPSENKLRGVKKITKCKQCGGSGHNKRTCNRTGDAQHQEAFQKEPMTQQSAILPNNNLGATRKEKIQVKRARQVGVNIEGSSCSISSININQSVNIHTPAFMKDGVSFTTVS; the protein is encoded by the exons ATGTATGAGATGATACGAAATCTTTTGATGGGCAGATTTCAAAAAAACAGAGAGAGGGCTAACAAATGGAATGGTATAATTTGTTCAAAGATCAAAGATGTGCTTGCAAAGATATATGTGGAAGCTATTAGGTATTCTCCCATGAAGTCAGATGAAATGCACTACCAGATAATGAGATCAGATGATAGACGTGATCAGCATTTGGTTGACTTGTTCAACAGGTCTTGCAGTTGTAGGAAATATGACTTGACAGGCATACCTTGCAAGCATGCTGTATGCGCCATTTGGTGCAAAAAAAATGATCCAGAAGCATATGTCCATCCTTATTACTTGGTAGAGACATGTAGAAGATGTTATGCAGCACGAATAATGCCTGTCAATGGGCCAGACTTGTGGCCCCCATGTGATTTGGTGCCACCACTGCCCCCAGTTTACATACAAAAAGTTGGAAGGCCTGCAAAATTACGAAGAAGAGAACCAGATGAACCACCCCCTTCTGAAAATAAGTTGAGAGGTGTAAAAAAAATTACCAAATGCAAACAATGCGGTGGATCAGGACATAACAAAAGGACTTGTAACCGGACTGGAGATGCCCAACACCAAGAAGCATTCCAAAAAGAGCCCATGACACAGCAAAGCGCTATTTTACCCAATAATAATTTGGGTGcaacaagaaaagaaaaaatacaG GTGAAAAGAGCACGACAAGTTGGGGTTAATATTGAAGGGAGTTCATGCTCAATATCTTCGATAAAT ATTAACCAATCAGTGAACATTCATACACCTGCTTTTATGAAAGATGGCGTGAGCTTCACAACAGTGTCATGA